A single window of Nicotiana sylvestris chromosome 3, ASM39365v2, whole genome shotgun sequence DNA harbors:
- the LOC104220988 gene encoding ornithine decarboxylase-like encodes MLLSTAIDKNHVHKIPKDGMPDLIRSIAENHEAGQPFYLLDLAIIEKLMDKWNHSFPNMKPFYAVKCNTEPALLTKLAKLGANFDCASQLEIETVLNLGISPNQIIFANPCKAISHIKYAATVGVNLTTFDSKLEIDKIKKWQPQCHLLLRIKAPSDSGALRPLGKKFGVLPEEVEPLLHYAYNVVGLKVVGVSFHVGSIAQDPSIYREAIATARTVFDVVDHLRMPKMQILNIGGGFRSTPLFEEIASVVNEAVQDYFSMPNLTIFAEPGRFFAETAFTLVTHVIGKRVRGEKIEYWIDEGIYGSFRPTLYNSCFVGIKPLLRQVTEKSCQICESTIYGPSCDSLDAVAIDIKLPELHLDDLIVFYNMGAYSICGGTKFNGFDMLSTPTYLVNANSS; translated from the coding sequence ATGTTATTGTCTACAGCTATTGATAAGAATCATGTTCACAAAATACCAAAAGATGGGATGCCAGATTTAATCCGTTCAATTGCAGAAAACCATGAAGCTGGCCAGCCATTTTATCTActtgatttggctataattgaaaagCTTATGGACAAATGGAACCATTCTTTTCCAAATATGAAACCTTTCTATGCTGTGAAATGCAACACTGAACCTGCACTTCTTACTAAACTAGCCAAATTGGGTGCAAATTTTGATTGTGCTAGCCAACTAGAAATAGAAACCGTCTTAAATCTCGGAATTAGCCCAAACCAAATCATATTTGCTAACCCATGCAAAGCTATTTCCCACATCAAATACGCAGCCACTGTTGGGGTCAATCTCACAACTTTTGATTCCAAACTTGAAATTGACAAGATCAAGAAATGGCAACCACAATGTCATTTGTTGCTTCGAATTAAAGCCCCTAGTGATAGTGGCGCGTTACGTCCCCTGGGAAAAAAATTTGGTGTATTACCAGAAGAAGTTGAGCCATTACTGCATTATGCTTATAATGTGGTAGGGCTGAAAGTTGTAGGCGTTTCATTTCACGTTGGATCTATAGCACAAGATCCCAGCATTTATCGCGAGGCGATTGCAACTGCTAGGACCGTGTTTGATGTTGTTGATCATCTTCGAATGCCTAAAATGCAGATTTTAAACATTGGTGGAGGATTTAGATCAACACCATTGTTCGAGGAAATAGCTAGTGTGGTAAATGAAGCAGTCCAAGATTATTTTTCCATGCCTAATTTAACAATATTTGCAGAGCCAGGACGGTTTTTTGCGGAGACAGCCTTTACATTAGTCACTCATGTGATTGGTAAAAGAGTTAGAGGTGAAAAAATAGAGTATTGGATTGATGAAGGGATTTATGGATCATTTAGGCCAACACTTTATAATAGTTGTTTTGTGGGTATAAAACCATTGTTACGTCAGGTAACAGAAAAATCTTGTCAAATTTGTGAGTCAACTATTTATGGACCAAGTTGTGACTCACTTGATGCAGTAGCTATTGACATAAAATTGCCAGAGCTTCATTTGGATGACCTGATAGTGTTTTACAACATGGGCGCATATTCAATATGCGGAGGAACTAAATTCAATGGATTTGATATGTTATCTACACCTACCTATCTTGTTAACGCAAACTCTAGCTAA